In Streptomyces sp. 71268, the DNA window GTAGCAGCCTGTCACCCCCGCGAATCGACGCAGTTTTTCGATGCCGTAACGCAACGTCCGCATTCCGGAGCGTCGGGCACAATCGGGCGCATGACGAGTCCGGACCCCTCCTCCTCACCCGCGCGGCCGGAGTCCGCCGCCGGCGCGCGGCCGGAGCCGCCCGAGCCGACCGGCGCGGACCGGCCCGCCGGCACGGCCGACCGGTCGGACCCCGCGGGCACCGCGAACCCGGCAGATCCCGCGGCCGCCACCGCCCCAGCCGACCAGGCCGGCCAGGCAGACCAGGACGGACGGCCTGAGAAGCCGGGGCAGCCCGGGAAGCCGGGGCAGCGCGCCGAGTCCGAGCAGGCCGTACAGCGCGCGAAGCCCGAGCGGACTGAGCGGCCTGAGTCGCCCGCGCGGACCAGGCTGACCAAGACGCCCCGTGCCACCGCCGGGTCCGGGGCGGCCGGCGCGGGGCGCGGCGCCACCCGATCGGGTCAGAGCGCCCGGCCGGCGGGTCGCCCGGCACCCCCGCCGCAGGACGCGGGCGCGGACGCGGAGGTGTACGAGGACCGGGTCTACCGTTCCACCGGCGCCATGGCCACCGGCGTGCTGCTGCTCGTGCTCGGCGCCTGGCTCGGCGGCGACGCGCTGGTCCGTGGCGAGGGACGCACACCGTGGCTGTCCCTGTCCGGGCTGCTCCTCGTGGTGCCGCTGGTGGTGGCGTTCACGCTGCGCCCCGCGGTGTTCGCGGGCGCGGACCGGCTGCTGGTGCGCAACCCGTTCCGTACGATCACGCTGCCCTGGCAGTCGGTCGAGGGGGCCCGCGCCGGCTACAGCAGCGAGGTGCTGGCCGACGGCCGGAAGTACCAGCTCTGGGCCATCCCGGTCTCGCTGCGGCAGCGCAAGCGCGCCTCGCGGCAGCAGGCGCGCGCCGCCGCCGAGGACGTGAGCGGGCGCGCACCGGTGGGCGTCCGGCGCGGCGACACGCTGGCCGACTCCGGCCGCGCCCCCTCCGACCAGGCCATCGACGACATCCGCGAGCTGGCCGAGCGGCACGCCACTCGGCCGAGCGCCCAGGGCCAGCCGACCGCGCGCTGGGCGTGGGAGGTGCTGGCACCGGCCGCGGTGGGCGCGGTGCTGTTGATCGTCCTGGCCAGCACGGGCTGATCGCGGCCGTACGCGCACGCGTGGGGACCGGCCCGAGTCACCCGACCCGGGCCGGCCCCCACGGCGTACCGCCGGCCCGAACGTCAGATGCCGGCCGCCGTGGCCAGGTCGCGCTTGACGGCCGCCAGCACCTCCCGCGCGTGGGCGCGGGCCCCGGGGAGCGCGTCGGGCGCGGCCACCGGGAGGACGACCTCCAGGTAGCACTTGAGCTTGGGCTCGGTGCCGCTCGGCCGCACGATGACCCGGGCCGACTCGACGCCGGAGCCCGCGCCGCCGGCCAGGTGGTAGCGCAGCCCGTCGGTGGGCGGCAGCGCCTCGGAGCCCTGGGACAGGTCCTGGGCCGAGGTGACCGGCAGCCCGGCGAGGTCGGTGGGCGGCTGCGCGCGCAGCCGCTCCATGGCCGCCGCGATCACGGACAGGTCCTCGACCCGCACCGAGAGCTGGTCGGTCGCGTGCAGGCCGTGCGCGAGCGCCAGCTCGTCCAGCAGGTCGACCAGCGTCCGGCCCTCCGCCCTGAGCCCCGCCGCCAGCTCGGCCACGAGCAGCGCGGCGGTGATGCCGTCCTTGTCGCGCACGCCGGCCGGGTCCACGCAGTAGCCGAGCGCCTCCTCGTACGCGTAGCGCACGCCGTCGACGCGGGCCAGCCACTTGAAGCCGGTGAGCGTCTCGGCGTACGGCACGCCGGCGGTGGCCGCGATCCGGGACAGCAGCGACGAGGAGACGATGGTGGTGGCGAAGGTGGTGTCGGTCGCGCTCTGGCCAGCCCGGCCCGTGCGCACCAGGTGCGCCGCGAGCAGCGCGCCGACCTCGTCGCCGCGCAGCATCCGCCAGCCCGCGGGCTCCTCGGGCGCGGGCACGGCCACGGCGCAGCGGTCGGCGTCCGGGTCGTTGGCGATGACGAGGTCGGGGGCGGCGTCGGCGGCGGCCGCGCGGGCCGTGGCGAACGCGAGGTCCATCGCGCCCGGCTCCTCCGGGTTGGGGAACGCGACGGTCGGGAAGTCCGGGTCGGGCTCGGCCTGCTCGGCGACGACGGTGGGCGCCGGGAAGCCGGCGCGCGCGAACGCGGCGGTCAGGGTTTCCCGTCCGACCCCGTGCAGCGGCGTGTAGACGACGCGCACCGCGCGCGGCGAGCCCTCGGTCAGCACGCTGGTGGCGCGCTCCAGGTACGCCTCGACGACGTCCTCGCCGGCGATCTCCCAGCCGGCGTCGGGGCGGGGCACCGCGTGGACGCCGGCGACCGCGGCGATCTCGGCGGCGATCTCCGCGTCGGCCGGCGGGACGATCTGCGAGCCGCCACGGGAGGCGGTGCCGGCGACGCCGTCGCCGAGGTAGACCTTGTAGCCGTTGTCACGGGGCGGGTTGTGGCTCGCGGTGACCTCAACGCCGGCGACCGCGCCCAGGTGCCGGATGGCGAAGGCGAGCACGGGCGTGGGCAGCGGGCGCGGCAGCAGCACCGCGCGCAGCCCGGCGCCGACCATGACGGCGGCGGTGTCGCGGGCGAAGTCGGCGCTGCGGTGCCGGGCGTCGTAGCCGATGACGACCAGCCCCGGCCCGGGCTGGCCGCCGTCGGCCTGGGCGTCCCGCGCGGGGCGTTGCCGGTTCAGGTAGCCGGCCAGGCCGGCGGCGGCCCGGATGACCACCGCGCGGTTCATCCGCATCGGGCCGGCGCCCAGTTCGGCGCGGAGCCCGGCGGTGCCGAACTGGAGCGTGCCCGCGAAGCGCGCGGCCAGCTCGTCGCCCGCCCCGGCCTCGACGAGGTCCGTCAGCTCCTGCCGGGTGTCCGGGTCGGGGTCGTCCGACAGCCAGGCCCGGGCTTGGGCGATCAGTTCGTGCTGCACGGTGGTTCCGCCTCTCGCGTGGGGGTCGCGTCCTTCGAAATGCCGGCTCGGGCGCCGGTTCGGGGCGCCACAGGGCGCGTGCGGGCGAGCCTACGAGCAACGGCCGGCCTCGGCCGGTACGGGTACGCCACCGGGCCCGGCCCGGCCCCGGGCCGCCCCGGGCGCGCGCCCCCGAGCCGCCGCCTGGGGCGGGTCCGCCGCGGGCGGGCCCGACCCGAGCCGGCCGGGCCCGGGGTGTGCGCTCAGAGCTTGCCGAGCATCTGGCTCAGCAGGCTGCCCATCCGGGCGGCCGAGTCGCGGCCGGCCTGGAGGACCTCCTCGTGGTTGAGGGGCTCGCCGGTCATGCCCGCGGCGAGGTTGGTCACCAGCGAGATGCCGAGCACCTCGGCGCCGGCCTCGCGGGCGGCGATGGCCTCCAGCGTGGTGGACATGCCGACCAGGTCGGCGCCCATCGTGCGGATCATCGCGATCTCGGCGGGCGTCTCGTAGTGCGGCCCGGGGAACTGGGCGTAGACGCCCTCCTCAAGCGAGGGGTCGACCTGCTGGCACAGGGCGCGCAGCCGCGGCGAGTACAGGTCGGTGAGGTCGACGAAGTTGGGGCCGACGATGGGGGAGGTCGCCGTGAGGTTGATGTGGTCGCTGATCAGCACCGGCTGGCCGACCCGCATCCCGACCCGCAGCCCGCCGCAGCCGTTGGTGAGCACGACGGTCTTGCAGCCCGCGGCGACGGCGGTGCGCACGCCGTGCGCCACGGCGGCCACGTCCCGGCTCTCGTAGTAGTGCGTACGGCCGAGGAAGACCAGCGCGCGCTTGTCGCCGATGCGGTACGAGCGGACCGTGCCGGCGTGGCCGGCGACGGCGGGGGCGGGGAAGCCGGGCAGCTCGGTGACCGGGAACTCGTGGTCCGCGGTGCCGAGCGCGTCGGTGGCGGGCACCCAGCCGGAGCCCATGACGAGCGCGACGTCGTGGGTCTCGGCGCCGGTGAGCTCGCGCAGGCGTGCGGCGGCGCCGTCGGCGGCGGCGAAGGGGGTCTGGCCGCCGGCGTGGAGCGGGCCGCCCTGGATGTCCGAAGAAGCTGATGCGTTCACGCGCACGAGGGTAACCGGTAATCCCCTACGCGCGTAGATGCGTTTGCGACGATGTGCGGACCAGTGGCCTGGTTCGGTCCTTACTGGCCCGTACGAAACCGCTGTGACCTGCGGTAACACTGCTCCGGCCGGGCGGGGGCTCAGCAGGGGCGCTTGCGCAGCTCCATCACGTAGTCGTGCGGTGCGCCCGCCGACTCCGCGGCGTCCGCGATCTCCCCCAGATGGCGGGCCGACGGCAGCCCGCCCTCGTACCCGTTGAGCACGTACAGCCAGGCGCTCTCCTCGCCGTCCAGAGTGTGCACCCGCATGCGCGCCCGGCGGTAGATGTCGAGCCCCACGCCCTCCCAGCCGTCCAGCGACTCCTCGTCCATCGGGGCGATGTCGTAGAGGGCGACGAAGACCTGCGAGCCGGGCACTTCGACCAGCGTCGGCAGCGCCCCCTCCCAACCCATCTGCTCGCCGCCGAAGGTGAGTCGCCAGCCGGAGAGCCAGCCGGTGCCGCGCAGCGGCGAGTGCGGGGCGCGGCGGGACATCAGCCGCGCGTCGAGGTTGCCGGCGTACGCGGCGTAGAGCGACATGACCTTGAGGGTACGGGAGAGCCGCGAGGTGACGTCTGTGACGGCGTCCGCGCAGCCCGGACGCGCGCGGCCGGCCCGGAGGGCCCCGACAGGCGGGTGTTTTGTTGGGTGCGGGACAATGGGGCACGTAACTCATCCCCCTGGGGGCGACCCCCGGACCGGCCGGCGGTGACACCGGCCGCCTTCGCGGCGCGGTCGGGCATCCCGGGCCGACCGAGACGAATACGCGAGGCGAACTTCAGTGACCCGGATCGTGATCATTGGCGGCGGACCTGGCGGCTACGAGGCGGCGCTGGTCGCGGCGCAGCTCGGAGCGGACGTGACCGTCGTGGACTGCGACGGTCTCGGTGGCGCTTCGGTGCTGACCGACTGCGTGCCGTCGAAGACGCTGATCGCGACGGCGGAGGTGATGACGACCTTCGACTCCTCGTACGAGGAGCTGGGCATCATCGTCGCCGACGACACGCCGCCGATGGAGCAGGCCGCCCGGGTGGTCGGCGTGGATCTGGGCAAGGTCAACCGCCGGGTCAAGCGACTGGCGCTGGCCCAGTCCCACGACATCACCGCCTCCGTCACCCGTGCCGGTGCCCGGGTCATGCGCGGTCGCGGGCGTATCGAGCCCGCGCAGGCGCCCGACGGCTCGCGCACGGTGACCGTGCAGGCGGCCGACGGTACGGAGGAGACGCTCGCCGCCGACGCGGTGCTGATCGCCACCGGCGCCCACCCGCGCGAGATCCCGGACGCGCTGCCGGACGGCGAGCGCATCCTGAACTGGACCCAGGTCTACGACCTCGACGAGCTGCCCGCCGAGCTGATCGTGGTCGGCTCGGGCGTCACCGGCGCCGAGTTCGCCGGCGCGTACCAGGCCCTCGGCTCCAAGGTCACCCTCGTCTCCTCGCGCGACCGGGTGCTGCCGGGCGAGGACCCGGACGCGGCGGCCGTCCTGGAGGACGTCTTCCGGCGCCGTGGGATGAACGTGATGGCCCGCTCGCGCGCGCAGTCCGCCAAGCGGGTGGGCGACCGGGTCGAGGTGACGCTCGCCGACGGGCGCGTCATCTCCGGCACGCACTGCCTGATGGCGGTCGGCTCCATCCCCAACACCGCGCGGATGGGCCTTGAGGAGGCCGGGGTCAGGCTGAAGGAGTCCGGTCACATCTGGACCGACAAGGTCTCCCGTACGAGCGCGCCGGGCGTGTACGCGGCCGGCGACTGCACCGGCATCTTCGCCCTGGCCTCGGTCGCGGCCATGCAGGGGCGCATCGCGATGTACCACTTCCTCGGCGAGCCGGTGGCCCCGCTGAACCTGAAGGCGGTGTCCGCGAACGTGTTCACCGACCCGGAGATCGCCACCGTCGGGTACACGCAGGCCGACGTGGACAGCGGGAAGATCGACGCCCGGGTGGTCAAGCTGCCGCTGCTGCGCAACGCGCGGGCCAAGATGCAGGGCATCCGGGACGGCTTCGTCAAGCTGTTCTGCCGGCCGGGCACCGGCATCGTGGTCGGCGGCGTGGTGGTCTCGCCGCGCGCGAGCGAGCTGATCCACCCGATCTCGGTCGCGGTGGACAACAACCTGACGGTCGCGCAGATCGCGAACACCTTCACGGTCTACCCCTCGCTGTCGGGTTCGATCGCCGAGGTGGCCCGCCAGCTCCAGACCCGCAAGACGCAAAACGAGCTGTAACGCACTCCTATACCACCTGTGCTGCCCAGCAGTGAACAACTTCTGCTAATTGGCGGAACCGGCTGAAAGCAGACGGTCGTTGGCGTTACTGTCAGTTTCGTGTTCGCTGCAGAACGTCGCCAATTGATCCTTGAAATGGTGCGCGCGAACGGAGCCGTCTCGCTCCGTGAGCTCGCCCGTGTCGTCCAGACCTCCGAAGTGACCGTACGGCGGGACGTGCGGGCGCTGGAGGCGGAAGGACTGCTCGACCGCCGGCATGGCGGTGCGGTATTGCCGGGTGGTTTCACCAGGGAGTCCGGCTTTCCGCAAAAGTCCCATCTAGCAACCGCGGAGAAGACGGCCATCGCCGATCTCGCCGCCGGCCTCGTCGAAGAGGGCGAGGCCGTGGTGGTCGGCGCGGGGACGACGACGCAGGAGCTGGCCCGCCGGCTCGCCCGCGTCCCCGGTCTGACCGTGGTCACCAACTCCCTGCTCGTCGCCCAGGCCCTGGCCCACGCCAACCGGGTCGAGGTCGTCATGACCGGTGGCACCCTCCGTGGCTCCAACTACGCCCTGGTGGGCAGCGGCGCCGAGCAGTCCCTGCAGGGGCTGCGGGTCTCGCGCGCCTTCATCTCCGGCAGCGGGCTCACCGCCGAGCGCGGCCTGTCCACGTCCAACATGCTCTCGGCGAGCGTGGACCGGGCGCTGGTGCAGGCGGCGGCCGAGGTGGTGGTCCTCGCGGACCACTCGAAGCTGGGCACCGACACCATGTTCCAGACCGTGCCCACGGACGTGATCACGCGGCTGGTGACGAACGAGCCGCTCACCCGGGACGAGCGCTCGGCCACCGAACTCCAGGCCCTCGCCGACCAGGGGGTGCAGATCACCGTCGCCGGCGTGGGGCAGCAGGCCCCCGCCCCCGGGCAGGGCCAGGGCGCCGGCCCCGGCGTCGGCCCGGGCCGCACCGACGGCGGCCCCACCGTGGGGCGGCCGGCGCGGCGCGACATGCCGCTGCCGGGCCCGCGCCGTACGCATCCCCCCACGGCACCCGGTGGCCCGGGGCTGCGGGGCCCGGTGTCCCTGTCCGACCAACAACTCGGCGGCCGGGTCGCGGACCTGGCACCCCGCCGACGCTGAGCACGCCCCGGGCCGGGCACGGAGCCCCGCCCGGGTCCGCACGCACGCGCCCTCGGGCCGACGCACACCGCGCGCCGGCCCGAGGGCGCGTGCGCGTCCGCGCCGGCCGGTCCTCGGCGACCCGGCCGGTGGGTCGGTCGCGACCCGGGGCGGGGTGGGGCGTGGCGCGTACGGGCGCGTTACGCGGTGTCGCCGGCCTCGGGGGCTTCGCTGGCCCCAGGGGCCTTGCCGACCTCGGGGGCGTCGCCAGCCCCAGGGGCGTCGCCGACCTGGGGGGCTTCGCCGCCGCGCGGCGGCTGGCTCGGCTCAGTGGGTCGGGCGCGCAGCCCCTGGAGGGTGAGGGTCAGCAATCGGTCGGCCAGCTCCGGGTCGTCGGGGGACTGCTCGACGGCGAGCGCGATGGCGTTGGTCAACTGCATCAGGTCCGCGATGTCCACCCCCGCCCGTACGGCGCCGGCCCGCTGGGCCCGGTCCAGGAGTTCGCTGCCGGCCGCGAGCATCGGCATACTGCACCGCGACATGGCCGAGCCGTCGTCGCTGTGCGCGGCCATCAGCGCCCGGGACAGGCCCCGGTAGGTGCTGGCGTGCGTGACGATGGCCCGCAGCCACTCCAGGAGCGCGACGCACGGCTGGGGCGCGGCCAGGAGTTCGCGGGAGCGCGCGAGCAGCGCCTCGACCTCGTCCTCGAAGATCGCGCTCATCAGCGCCGTGCGGTGCGGGAAGTGACGGTAGAGGGTGCCGATGCCGACGCCGGCCCGCCGCGCGATCTCCTCCAGCGAGGCGTCGGTGCCGCGCTCGGTGAACGCCGTACGCGCCTCGGTCAGCAGGCGCTCGTAGTTGCGCCGCGCGTCGGCGCGCCTCGGCCGCCCCTCGGTGACCCCCGCCGTTCCGCTCGCCATCATGGCCCTCCCGTGGACCGCACCGCGCGCCCTGTGGCGGCGGCGACGCCGTCCGTCCGTGCGTCCCGTCATGCCCTGCCGCGCCGTGGCCCGTGGTGGGCGACGCGCCGGCCCCCCGTCGGCGGCGTCGCGCCGGCGTGCGCCGTCCACGCATCCCGCTAAGCGGCGCGCCGCCCGGCATGACCCTGCCTCCAGCATCGCACTGGTCGGGCGCGCGCCCTGACGGTCGTCGGATGCCGGCGAGCCCGCCGTGCCACTGGTTCGGGTGATGTCGCAGTGTTGCACGCGGGCAGAGGGCGTGGCGGGAAAACGGCGCGGGCCCCGGCCAGGGTGATCCTGGCCGGGGCCCGCGCCCGCGTGCGGCGGGGGACTACGCCCCGCGCTGCTCGATATGGCTTGATACGGCTGGGAACAGCGCGCTCAGCCCGCACTCAGTCCTTGATCTCGCAGATGACCGCGCCGGCCGAAACGGAGCCGCCGACCTCCGCGGTGAGGTCCTTGACGGTGCCGGCGCGGTGGGCGTTGAGCGGCTGCTCCATCTTCATCGCCTCAAGCACGACGACCAGTTCGCCCTCCTCGACGACCTGACCCTCCTCGACGGCGACCTTGACGATGGTGCCCTGCATCGGGGAGGCCAGCGCGTCACCCGAGGCGGCGGAGCCGGACTTCTTGGCGGCCTTGCGCTTGGGCTTCTTGGCCTGGCCACCGCTGGCGGTTGCCGGGGCGAAGCCGAGGGATGCGGGGAGGGAGACCTCAAGGCGCTTGCCACCGACCTCGACGACCACGGTCTCGCGACCGGCGCCCTCGCCCTCACCGTCCTCACCAGCGCTCTCGCCGGGGGTGAAGGGCTTGATGTCGTTGACGAACTCCGTCTCGATCCACCGCGTATGCACCGCGAACGCCTCGGTCGAGCCCGAGCGCTCGGGAGCGAACGCCGGGTCGGCGACCACCGCGCGGTGGAAGGGCAGCGCGGTCGCCATCCCCTCGACCTCGAACTCCTCCAACGCCCGCGCGGCCCGCTCCAACGCCTGCCGCCGCGTAGCACCCGTGACGATCAACTTCGCCAACAACGAGTCCCAGGCCGGACCGATCACCGACCCCGACTCCACACCAGCATCCAACCGCACCCCAGGCCCCGAAGGCCCCGCGAACC includes these proteins:
- a CDS encoding PH domain-containing protein; translation: MATGVLLLVLGAWLGGDALVRGEGRTPWLSLSGLLLVVPLVVAFTLRPAVFAGADRLLVRNPFRTITLPWQSVEGARAGYSSEVLADGRKYQLWAIPVSLRQRKRASRQQARAAAEDVSGRAPVGVRRGDTLADSGRAPSDQAIDDIRELAERHATRPSAQGQPTARWAWEVLAPAAVGAVLLIVLASTG
- a CDS encoding phospho-sugar mutase → MQHELIAQARAWLSDDPDPDTRQELTDLVEAGAGDELAARFAGTLQFGTAGLRAELGAGPMRMNRAVVIRAAAGLAGYLNRQRPARDAQADGGQPGPGLVVIGYDARHRSADFARDTAAVMVGAGLRAVLLPRPLPTPVLAFAIRHLGAVAGVEVTASHNPPRDNGYKVYLGDGVAGTASRGGSQIVPPADAEIAAEIAAVAGVHAVPRPDAGWEIAGEDVVEAYLERATSVLTEGSPRAVRVVYTPLHGVGRETLTAAFARAGFPAPTVVAEQAEPDPDFPTVAFPNPEEPGAMDLAFATARAAAADAAPDLVIANDPDADRCAVAVPAPEEPAGWRMLRGDEVGALLAAHLVRTGRAGQSATDTTFATTIVSSSLLSRIAATAGVPYAETLTGFKWLARVDGVRYAYEEALGYCVDPAGVRDKDGITAALLVAELAAGLRAEGRTLVDLLDELALAHGLHATDQLSVRVEDLSVIAAAMERLRAQPPTDLAGLPVTSAQDLSQGSEALPPTDGLRYHLAGGAGSGVESARVIVRPSGTEPKLKCYLEVVLPVAAPDALPGARAHAREVLAAVKRDLATAAGI
- a CDS encoding purine-nucleoside phosphorylase, coding for MQGGPLHAGGQTPFAAADGAAARLRELTGAETHDVALVMGSGWVPATDALGTADHEFPVTELPGFPAPAVAGHAGTVRSYRIGDKRALVFLGRTHYYESRDVAAVAHGVRTAVAAGCKTVVLTNGCGGLRVGMRVGQPVLISDHINLTATSPIVGPNFVDLTDLYSPRLRALCQQVDPSLEEGVYAQFPGPHYETPAEIAMIRTMGADLVGMSTTLEAIAAREAGAEVLGISLVTNLAAGMTGEPLNHEEVLQAGRDSAARMGSLLSQMLGKL
- a CDS encoding gamma-glutamylcyclotransferase; amino-acid sequence: MSLYAAYAGNLDARLMSRRAPHSPLRGTGWLSGWRLTFGGEQMGWEGALPTLVEVPGSQVFVALYDIAPMDEESLDGWEGVGLDIYRRARMRVHTLDGEESAWLYVLNGYEGGLPSARHLGEIADAAESAGAPHDYVMELRKRPC
- a CDS encoding NAD(P)H-quinone dehydrogenase; amino-acid sequence: MTRIVIIGGGPGGYEAALVAAQLGADVTVVDCDGLGGASVLTDCVPSKTLIATAEVMTTFDSSYEELGIIVADDTPPMEQAARVVGVDLGKVNRRVKRLALAQSHDITASVTRAGARVMRGRGRIEPAQAPDGSRTVTVQAADGTEETLAADAVLIATGAHPREIPDALPDGERILNWTQVYDLDELPAELIVVGSGVTGAEFAGAYQALGSKVTLVSSRDRVLPGEDPDAAAVLEDVFRRRGMNVMARSRAQSAKRVGDRVEVTLADGRVISGTHCLMAVGSIPNTARMGLEEAGVRLKESGHIWTDKVSRTSAPGVYAAGDCTGIFALASVAAMQGRIAMYHFLGEPVAPLNLKAVSANVFTDPEIATVGYTQADVDSGKIDARVVKLPLLRNARAKMQGIRDGFVKLFCRPGTGIVVGGVVVSPRASELIHPISVAVDNNLTVAQIANTFTVYPSLSGSIAEVARQLQTRKTQNEL
- a CDS encoding DeoR/GlpR family DNA-binding transcription regulator, with translation MFAAERRQLILEMVRANGAVSLRELARVVQTSEVTVRRDVRALEAEGLLDRRHGGAVLPGGFTRESGFPQKSHLATAEKTAIADLAAGLVEEGEAVVVGAGTTTQELARRLARVPGLTVVTNSLLVAQALAHANRVEVVMTGGTLRGSNYALVGSGAEQSLQGLRVSRAFISGSGLTAERGLSTSNMLSASVDRALVQAAAEVVVLADHSKLGTDTMFQTVPTDVITRLVTNEPLTRDERSATELQALADQGVQITVAGVGQQAPAPGQGQGAGPGVGPGRTDGGPTVGRPARRDMPLPGPRRTHPPTAPGGPGLRGPVSLSDQQLGGRVADLAPRRR
- a CDS encoding TetR/AcrR family transcriptional regulator; protein product: MASGTAGVTEGRPRRADARRNYERLLTEARTAFTERGTDASLEEIARRAGVGIGTLYRHFPHRTALMSAIFEDEVEALLARSRELLAAPQPCVALLEWLRAIVTHASTYRGLSRALMAAHSDDGSAMSRCSMPMLAAGSELLDRAQRAGAVRAGVDIADLMQLTNAIALAVEQSPDDPELADRLLTLTLQGLRARPTEPSQPPRGGEAPQVGDAPGAGDAPEVGKAPGASEAPEAGDTA